One part of the Granulicella arctica genome encodes these proteins:
- a CDS encoding DinB family protein: MMNRMSMVLAVAGVMASGVAFGQAPVAAVALGPAAEVQHSYAGVKANILKSADKMPGDGYSFKPTPDVRTYARVLNHVSEAQLRACGAANGTKDLAKVPAETADKAAIVEALNASFAECDKAFAALTDANLSETFTVGPAKRSRIGLMWGTVSHDNEQYATLALYLRLKGLVPPSSEK; this comes from the coding sequence ATGATGAATCGGATGAGCATGGTGTTGGCCGTGGCTGGGGTGATGGCTTCGGGTGTGGCGTTTGGGCAGGCTCCTGTGGCGGCTGTGGCATTGGGTCCGGCGGCGGAGGTGCAGCATAGCTATGCGGGGGTGAAGGCGAACATTCTGAAGTCGGCGGACAAGATGCCGGGGGATGGTTACAGCTTCAAGCCGACGCCGGATGTGCGGACGTATGCGCGGGTGCTCAACCACGTGAGCGAGGCGCAGTTGCGGGCGTGTGGGGCGGCGAACGGGACGAAGGATCTGGCGAAGGTTCCGGCGGAGACGGCGGACAAGGCTGCGATCGTTGAGGCTCTGAATGCTTCGTTTGCGGAGTGCGACAAGGCGTTTGCGGCGCTGACGGATGCCAATCTGAGTGAGACGTTTACGGTGGGACCGGCGAAGCGGTCGCGGATTGGGCTGATGTGGGGTACGGTGTCGCATGACAATGAGCAGTATGCGACGCTGGCGCTGTATCTTCGGCTGAAGGGTTTGGTGCCGCCGAGCAGCGAAAAATAG
- a CDS encoding D-alanine--D-alanine ligase, whose product MKKKLRIGILFGGRSGEHEVSLLSAASILKAIDRKKYDVVPIGITKQGHWLGFEASQSLLAGEPQPAEILELSASTDLVQHTGSLTQTLDVVFPVLHGTFGEDGTIQGLFELADIAYVGSGVLGSATGMDKATMKQLFAAAGLPQTPHVAVLRNEWKADPRRCTHLIEKNLTYPVFVKPANLGSSVGISKVHDRSELAAAMDLAASFDRKLVIEQGVGGPGAKARELEVAVLGNDAPEASVVGEIVPGAEFYDYNAKYHSDASVPIIPAKLSKAEEKQIRAMAIAAFRACDCAGLARVDFLMEPARKGSKARIYLNEINTMPGFTSISMYPKLWKATGLSYKALIDRLIALAQERHREKQHTRFNMLEPASR is encoded by the coding sequence ATGAAGAAGAAACTCCGCATTGGCATTCTCTTCGGCGGACGCTCCGGCGAGCACGAAGTTTCGCTCCTCTCCGCCGCCTCCATCCTCAAAGCCATCGACCGCAAAAAATATGACGTCGTCCCCATCGGCATCACCAAACAAGGCCATTGGCTTGGGTTTGAAGCATCCCAGTCCCTTCTCGCAGGCGAGCCGCAGCCAGCCGAAATCCTCGAACTCAGCGCCTCCACCGACCTCGTCCAGCACACCGGAAGCCTCACCCAAACCCTCGACGTCGTCTTTCCCGTCCTGCACGGAACCTTCGGCGAGGACGGCACCATCCAGGGCCTCTTCGAGCTCGCCGACATCGCCTACGTAGGCTCCGGCGTTCTCGGCTCCGCCACCGGCATGGATAAAGCCACCATGAAACAGCTCTTCGCCGCCGCCGGGCTGCCCCAAACCCCGCATGTCGCCGTCCTGCGCAACGAGTGGAAGGCCGACCCCAGGCGCTGCACCCATCTGATCGAGAAAAACCTCACCTATCCTGTGTTCGTAAAACCCGCGAATCTAGGCTCTTCCGTCGGCATCAGCAAGGTCCATGACCGGTCTGAGCTCGCAGCCGCCATGGATCTCGCCGCTAGCTTCGACCGCAAACTCGTCATCGAACAAGGCGTCGGAGGCCCCGGAGCCAAGGCCCGCGAGCTCGAGGTCGCCGTTCTCGGCAACGACGCCCCCGAAGCCTCCGTCGTCGGTGAGATCGTCCCCGGCGCCGAGTTTTACGACTACAACGCCAAGTACCACTCCGATGCGTCCGTTCCGATCATCCCCGCAAAGCTCTCGAAGGCCGAAGAAAAACAGATCCGCGCCATGGCCATCGCCGCCTTCCGCGCCTGCGACTGCGCCGGTCTCGCGCGTGTCGACTTCCTGATGGAGCCTGCCCGCAAGGGCTCAAAGGCACGCATCTATCTCAATGAGATCAATACCATGCCGGGGTTTACCAGCATTAGTATGTACCCCAAACTATGGAAGGCAACTGGACTTTCCTACAAAGCATTGATCGACCGGCTCATCGCACTCGCGCAGGAACGGCACCGCGAGAAGCAACACACCCGATTCAATATGTTGGAACCTGCATCGAGATAA
- a CDS encoding GGDEF domain-containing protein: MAWTSLLVHYFIFILPRGDGFKDQVRVLIAIWALELCGFFFILAAGEAQTTRPHRTLILEMAVPVFLQSFLYAFDLDHYALRLAVALLLLVPGIHLLISPQHRTRPFNRLAIAIALLATVVVRFAKADPYFILQGMLCAIFLCAAYLIFAYAPKMTRGVSLMVAGLAVWALTYPLQAIDLMDVKEPLSRAVLDIPRLVVAAGMLLSVLDDYVGRTESLALHDPLTGLPNRRLFENRLDQAIEESRRTRTPVACLVIDVDNFKLINDTMGHPVGDGLLQALAKRLSWNLGPHDMLARTGGDEFTAILVEAADEYHVRFIAGAMMAAGCVPVSIEHHAIEVRISIGIAVSPQDAGDSSELHKAADDAMYRAKRQGGSVIAFADEEILPELHTL; the protein is encoded by the coding sequence TTGGCCTGGACTTCTCTGCTGGTCCATTACTTTATCTTCATCCTTCCCCGTGGAGATGGGTTCAAGGATCAAGTGCGTGTCCTGATCGCAATCTGGGCATTGGAGCTTTGCGGATTCTTCTTCATCCTCGCCGCCGGCGAGGCTCAAACAACACGACCTCATCGTACCCTCATCCTCGAAATGGCGGTACCGGTCTTTCTCCAATCCTTCCTCTATGCCTTTGATCTGGACCATTATGCGCTACGGCTGGCTGTAGCGCTGCTTTTACTGGTTCCGGGCATCCATCTGCTGATTTCACCGCAACATCGAACACGCCCATTCAATCGTCTCGCCATCGCCATCGCACTGCTGGCGACCGTTGTGGTTCGCTTTGCCAAAGCAGATCCGTACTTCATTCTGCAAGGAATGCTCTGCGCCATCTTTCTATGTGCCGCCTATTTGATCTTTGCGTACGCTCCGAAGATGACGCGCGGCGTATCCCTGATGGTCGCCGGACTCGCGGTCTGGGCTCTCACCTATCCCTTGCAGGCAATCGACTTGATGGACGTGAAGGAGCCTCTGAGCCGGGCAGTCCTGGATATCCCTCGGCTTGTCGTAGCCGCTGGGATGCTCCTCTCGGTCCTGGATGACTATGTCGGCCGCACGGAGAGTCTAGCTCTCCACGACCCGCTGACCGGCCTTCCCAACCGGCGTCTCTTTGAAAATCGCCTAGATCAGGCTATCGAGGAATCCCGGCGCACCCGAACGCCGGTCGCCTGTCTCGTCATCGACGTCGACAACTTCAAGCTCATCAACGACACCATGGGACACCCCGTTGGCGATGGCTTGTTGCAAGCGCTCGCCAAACGTCTGAGCTGGAACCTCGGTCCGCACGATATGCTCGCCCGCACAGGCGGCGATGAGTTCACAGCCATCCTGGTTGAAGCCGCCGACGAGTACCACGTCCGCTTTATCGCCGGGGCGATGATGGCTGCCGGTTGCGTCCCCGTATCGATCGAGCATCACGCGATCGAAGTACGAATCAGCATTGGTATTGCCGTCTCACCACAGGACGCAGGCGATAGCTCCGAGTTGCACAAAGCAGCCGACGACGCCATGTACCGCGCCAAGCGCCAGGGCGGCAGCGTCATCGCCTTTGCCGATGAAGAGATCCTCCCAGAGCTTCACACGCTCTAA
- a CDS encoding threonine ammonia-lyase yields the protein MTQTKQNLSIQLADILAARERVRSSIYYSPCPHSQMLSALTGQQIYLKLENLQMTGSFKERGALNRIALLTPEQAARGVVAASAGNHAQGVAYHAAKRGIRAIIVMPLPTPLVKVTATRNFGAEVLLHGANYDEACEEATRICAAENMTFIHPFDDPMVMAGQGTVGLELLEQVPQLEAVVVAIGGGGLIGGIACAIKESRPGVRVIGVQTSRLPSMVRAIEQHHPVTIDPAMTIADGISVRRAGEATFPVVEQYVDEIVTVDEDEIASSILVLLEREKTLAEGAGATALAALLQHKTSLKGAHTAVLVGGGNIDVTLLSRIIERGLVQDGRMIRLRIHLLDKPGALAELTELIADYRVNIVDTLYNRAYYGVNLGDTTIDITLETRGKEQVEELLAALTAEGYKHSRVL from the coding sequence GTGACTCAGACCAAGCAAAATCTAAGTATCCAACTTGCCGATATTCTTGCCGCGCGGGAGCGGGTGCGCTCGTCGATCTACTACTCCCCTTGCCCTCACTCGCAGATGCTGTCCGCGCTTACCGGCCAGCAGATTTACCTGAAGCTCGAAAACCTGCAGATGACCGGAAGCTTCAAGGAGCGCGGTGCGTTGAATCGCATCGCGTTGCTGACACCGGAGCAGGCCGCGCGCGGGGTCGTCGCGGCGAGTGCCGGCAACCATGCGCAGGGTGTCGCGTACCACGCGGCGAAGCGCGGCATTCGGGCGATCATTGTTATGCCGCTGCCGACTCCGCTGGTCAAGGTTACAGCGACGCGTAATTTTGGCGCGGAGGTGCTGTTGCATGGTGCCAACTACGACGAAGCATGTGAAGAGGCAACGCGCATCTGTGCTGCCGAGAACATGACCTTCATCCACCCGTTTGACGATCCGATGGTGATGGCTGGACAGGGAACGGTCGGGCTTGAGCTTCTGGAGCAGGTCCCGCAGCTTGAGGCTGTGGTCGTCGCCATTGGCGGCGGCGGTCTGATCGGAGGTATCGCCTGCGCGATCAAGGAGTCACGGCCTGGAGTGCGCGTGATCGGTGTGCAGACCTCACGCCTGCCCTCGATGGTGCGAGCGATCGAACAGCATCACCCGGTGACGATTGATCCGGCGATGACGATCGCCGATGGTATCTCCGTCCGCCGCGCTGGCGAGGCTACTTTCCCTGTTGTCGAGCAGTATGTTGACGAGATTGTGACCGTTGATGAGGACGAGATTGCTTCCTCGATCCTGGTGCTGCTGGAGCGCGAAAAGACGTTGGCCGAGGGTGCCGGTGCGACGGCTCTAGCGGCGCTGCTCCAGCATAAGACCTCGCTGAAAGGTGCGCATACGGCGGTGCTGGTCGGCGGCGGCAATATCGACGTGACGCTGCTCTCTCGGATCATCGAGCGCGGTTTGGTGCAGGACGGCCGCATGATCCGGCTCCGTATTCATCTCCTCGATAAACCGGGTGCGCTGGCGGAGCTTACAGAGCTGATCGCCGATTATCGCGTAAACATTGTGGATACCCTCTACAACAGGGCGTATTACGGTGTGAACCTCGGGGATACCACGATCGACATCACGCTGGAGACACGTGGCAAGGAGCAGGTCGAGGAGCTGCTGGCGGCTCTTACGGCTGAGGGGTACAAGCACAGCCGCGTTCTGTAG
- a CDS encoding prephenate dehydrogenase, with protein sequence MAETPVQIESKITRILIVGTGLIGASTGLALKAAGFKGHISGWDATRVERLTALEMGAVDEVASSREEALSVARHAHVIVLAIPVMGILDWLLELAPVLRSGQLVTDVGSTKLQIAELGQGLFGGGGARFLPGHPMAGKESGGAALAEAGLFRGAMWLFTPFAEEMDELAVEWRSWVAKFGARTLDLDAARHDELCAWVSHLPQMLSTALAALLEDRFGDAPEIAAIGGRALRETTRLGASPYSMWRDVAMSNTDPIAETLFALEQRLAHVRENLKTPALRDEFALANRFRARR encoded by the coding sequence ATGGCCGAGACTCCCGTCCAGATCGAGAGCAAGATCACCCGCATCCTCATCGTTGGGACAGGTCTTATCGGTGCCTCGACGGGACTGGCGCTCAAAGCTGCCGGGTTTAAGGGACATATCTCCGGCTGGGATGCGACTCGTGTCGAACGGCTGACCGCGCTCGAGATGGGCGCGGTGGACGAGGTCGCCTCCAGCCGCGAAGAGGCGCTTAGCGTTGCTCGTCATGCACATGTCATTGTTCTGGCGATCCCGGTGATGGGGATTCTTGACTGGCTGCTGGAGCTGGCCCCTGTGCTTCGCTCCGGGCAGCTTGTCACCGATGTCGGCAGTACTAAATTGCAGATCGCGGAGCTTGGTCAGGGACTCTTTGGCGGTGGAGGGGCGCGGTTCCTTCCGGGGCATCCTATGGCGGGTAAGGAGTCCGGCGGAGCGGCGCTTGCGGAGGCTGGCTTGTTCCGGGGGGCGATGTGGCTGTTCACGCCCTTTGCGGAAGAGATGGACGAGCTGGCTGTAGAGTGGCGATCCTGGGTGGCGAAGTTCGGTGCACGAACGCTCGACCTCGATGCTGCCCGGCATGACGAGCTCTGCGCGTGGGTCAGTCATCTGCCGCAGATGCTTTCGACGGCGCTTGCTGCGTTGCTGGAAGACCGCTTTGGCGATGCGCCGGAGATTGCTGCGATCGGTGGACGTGCGCTGCGCGAGACGACGCGGCTCGGCGCGAGCCCTTACAGCATGTGGCGCGATGTGGCGATGTCCAATACCGATCCCATCGCGGAGACGCTCTTTGCGCTCGAGCAGCGGCTGGCGCATGTCCGCGAAAATCTGAAGACACCTGCGCTGCGGGACGAGTTTGCGCTGGCTAATCGCTTCCGGGCGCGGCGATAG
- the aroF gene encoding 3-deoxy-7-phosphoheptulonate synthase, translating into MIVAMQDKATEEHIQHVIERMVELGFNVHRTTGATQTILAGVGTPGHFDVAEFKVLSGVYDAYRISSPYKLAGRSFRPEGTTITFPNGVVVGGEQITIMAGPCSVESREQILLSAKQVKAAGAQFLRGGAFKPRSSPYSFQGMGLEGLKLLREVGDETGLLVITEVMEISQIELMLPYIDCFQVGARNMQNFNLLRELGHVRKPVLMKRGISATIEEVLLSAEYILSGGNYDLILCERGIRTYETYTRNTMDISAIPVLKKLTHLPVMGDPSHGVGIRDLVPPMALASVAAGADGLLMEMHPNPDKAMSDGAQSLYPEQLEKLIAKLRLLAPVVGRSVA; encoded by the coding sequence ATGATCGTAGCAATGCAGGACAAGGCGACCGAGGAGCACATCCAGCACGTAATTGAGCGGATGGTGGAGCTCGGTTTCAACGTTCACCGCACCACCGGTGCCACCCAGACGATTCTGGCGGGTGTCGGCACCCCGGGCCACTTCGATGTGGCAGAGTTCAAGGTGCTCAGCGGCGTCTACGACGCATACCGCATCTCGTCGCCCTACAAGCTTGCCGGACGCAGCTTTCGGCCTGAAGGCACGACCATCACCTTTCCGAACGGCGTTGTCGTCGGCGGGGAGCAGATTACCATCATGGCAGGACCTTGCTCGGTTGAGTCGCGCGAGCAGATTCTGCTCAGTGCGAAACAGGTGAAGGCCGCGGGCGCGCAGTTCCTTCGCGGCGGAGCCTTCAAGCCGCGCAGTTCGCCGTACAGCTTCCAGGGCATGGGGCTGGAAGGGCTGAAGCTGCTGCGCGAGGTCGGTGACGAGACCGGCCTGCTCGTCATCACCGAGGTGATGGAGATCTCGCAGATCGAGCTGATGCTTCCCTACATCGACTGCTTCCAGGTGGGCGCGCGCAACATGCAGAACTTCAACCTGCTCCGCGAGCTGGGCCATGTGCGCAAGCCGGTACTGATGAAGCGCGGCATCTCGGCTACGATCGAAGAGGTCCTGTTGAGTGCGGAGTACATTCTCTCCGGTGGCAACTACGATCTGATTCTCTGCGAGCGCGGCATCCGCACCTACGAGACCTATACGCGCAATACGATGGATATCTCGGCCATTCCTGTACTCAAGAAGCTTACTCATCTTCCGGTCATGGGCGATCCTTCGCATGGCGTCGGCATTCGCGATCTGGTTCCGCCGATGGCGCTTGCGAGCGTCGCTGCCGGTGCCGATGGTCTGCTGATGGAGATGCACCCCAATCCGGATAAGGCCATGTCGGATGGTGCGCAGAGCCTGTATCCCGAGCAGTTGGAGAAGCTGATCGCGAAGCTGCGGCTGCTGGCTCCGGTGGTTGGCCGGAGCGTCGCTTAG
- a CDS encoding chorismate mutase — protein sequence MAFCEPWTAERGYSVEISDWRKKIDELDEQIVNMINQRAIAAKAIGDLKRIADLPVYEPKREQDVFDHVKAVNAGPLDDAEMLHVYERIIDVMRTLQRRDS from the coding sequence ATGGCATTTTGTGAGCCATGGACTGCAGAACGAGGCTATAGCGTGGAGATATCGGACTGGCGCAAGAAGATCGATGAGTTGGACGAGCAGATCGTCAACATGATTAACCAGCGGGCGATTGCAGCAAAGGCGATCGGCGATCTGAAGCGTATCGCGGACCTGCCGGTGTATGAGCCGAAGCGTGAGCAGGATGTCTTCGACCACGTGAAGGCAGTGAACGCCGGTCCACTGGATGATGCGGAGATGCTCCATGTCTATGAGCGGATTATCGACGTGATGCGGACGCTGCAGCGGCGCGATAGCTGA
- the trpA gene encoding tryptophan synthase subunit alpha: MSITFSCKTGIIAYLTAGDPDLTITRDIALAAIDNGADVIELGVPFSDPLADGPVIQRASERAVAKGTTLTQVLALAKELRAARPSAGLVLFSYLNPVVRMGMKTFCAKAAEAGVDGVLLTDMIVEEAGEYLAEMQANGLAPIFLAAPTSPDARLKAIGEASRGFVYAISRVGITGTQQAIAADAPALVERLRQFTSLPIAVGFGISNAEHVKAVGEFADAAVIGSALVALIEKTGPADAAAAVGRFIAGLRA, translated from the coding sequence ATGTCCATCACTTTCTCATGCAAGACCGGCATCATCGCCTATCTCACTGCAGGCGACCCTGACCTCACCATCACCCGCGACATTGCGCTCGCGGCTATCGACAATGGAGCGGATGTGATCGAGTTGGGCGTGCCGTTCAGCGATCCGCTGGCGGATGGTCCGGTGATTCAGCGGGCGAGTGAGCGGGCGGTGGCGAAGGGGACGACGCTGACGCAGGTGCTGGCGCTAGCGAAGGAGTTGCGTGCGGCGCGGCCCTCGGCGGGTCTGGTGCTCTTCTCGTATCTGAACCCGGTTGTGCGGATGGGGATGAAGACCTTTTGCGCGAAGGCAGCCGAGGCTGGAGTGGACGGTGTCCTGCTGACCGACATGATTGTGGAGGAGGCTGGGGAGTATCTTGCGGAGATGCAGGCGAACGGGCTTGCGCCGATCTTTCTGGCGGCTCCGACCAGTCCCGATGCGCGGCTGAAGGCTATTGGTGAGGCGTCGCGTGGGTTTGTCTATGCGATCTCGCGTGTTGGTATTACGGGGACGCAGCAGGCTATTGCAGCGGATGCTCCGGCGTTGGTGGAGCGGTTGCGGCAGTTCACTTCCCTTCCCATTGCTGTTGGGTTTGGTATCTCGAACGCGGAACATGTGAAGGCGGTGGGCGAGTTTGCGGATGCGGCAGTGATTGGGAGCGCGCTGGTGGCGTTGATTGAGAAGACCGGCCCTGCGGATGCAGCGGCTGCGGTCGGCAGGTTTATCGCGGGGCTGCGGGCATGA
- a CDS encoding TonB family protein, translated as MKVHLRLLALAIYVIAGSHLLNAQTLASAKPPGYPLAARAAGIDGPVVLKGTVSKEGKMQDIRVLSGAPELQQAAVDAVSGWTYKPYKHFGQIVEVDTTVTVNFNMGVGKQKAAEQAKAQAELAKVPKPAPSQDTPQQPTPKQ; from the coding sequence GTGAAAGTGCATCTGCGACTTTTAGCCTTGGCGATCTACGTGATTGCAGGCAGCCATCTTCTCAACGCACAGACTCTGGCAAGTGCCAAACCGCCCGGGTATCCACTTGCAGCCAGGGCTGCCGGTATCGACGGTCCTGTAGTCCTCAAGGGCACAGTATCGAAGGAAGGCAAAATGCAAGACATCCGTGTCCTGAGCGGGGCGCCCGAACTACAGCAAGCCGCTGTCGATGCAGTTAGTGGTTGGACCTATAAGCCATATAAACATTTTGGTCAGATCGTGGAGGTTGATACGACCGTTACGGTCAACTTCAACATGGGCGTTGGTAAGCAAAAAGCCGCCGAACAAGCAAAAGCACAGGCAGAGTTAGCAAAGGTTCCCAAACCCGCGCCGTCACAAGATACCCCACAGCAACCCACACCCAAGCAATAG
- the trpB gene encoding tryptophan synthase subunit beta: MSGSGLLTERLAGVAGRFGAYGGRYVPETLMAALEELEQAYAEAEADPLFHAELDDLLHHYCGRPTPLYFAKRLTEQCGGAKIYLKREDLLHTGAHKINNALGQGLLARRMGKQRIIAETGAGQHGVATATVCALFGLGCVIYMGEEDMRRQELNVYRMRLLGAEVRGVSAGSATLKDAINEAMRDWVTNVRTTYYILGSALGAHPYPTMVRNFHRVISKEARAQFLAEVGSLPTAVIACVGGGSNAIGAFYEFLPDANVQLIGVEAGGRGPSLGEHAARFQKDGGGVPGVLQGTYSYVLQDENGQVSSTHSVSAGLDYASVGPEHAMLHDSGRASYVSCSDDAALKATVTLSRTEGILPALESAHAVAEAIRLAPTMAKTDILMVNLSGRGDKDMGILARELDLRGASSTSILKGEPQ; the protein is encoded by the coding sequence ATGAGTGGATCTGGACTATTGACGGAGCGTTTGGCGGGTGTGGCAGGCCGCTTCGGCGCGTATGGAGGCAGGTACGTTCCTGAGACGCTGATGGCGGCGCTCGAGGAGCTGGAGCAGGCGTATGCGGAGGCCGAGGCTGATCCGCTGTTCCACGCGGAGCTGGATGATTTGCTGCATCACTACTGCGGGCGTCCTACACCGCTCTACTTCGCTAAGCGGCTGACGGAGCAGTGCGGTGGAGCGAAGATTTATCTGAAGCGCGAGGACCTGCTGCACACGGGTGCGCACAAGATCAACAATGCGCTGGGGCAAGGGTTGCTGGCACGGCGCATGGGTAAGCAGCGCATTATCGCTGAGACCGGCGCGGGTCAGCACGGTGTTGCGACGGCCACTGTCTGCGCGCTCTTCGGGCTGGGGTGCGTGATCTACATGGGCGAAGAGGATATGCGCCGCCAGGAGCTGAATGTCTACCGGATGCGGCTGCTGGGAGCCGAGGTGCGTGGCGTCTCTGCCGGCTCGGCTACCCTGAAGGACGCGATCAACGAGGCCATGCGTGACTGGGTCACGAATGTGCGGACGACGTACTACATCCTTGGCAGCGCGCTGGGGGCGCATCCTTATCCGACGATGGTGCGGAACTTCCATCGTGTGATCAGCAAAGAGGCGCGGGCACAGTTTCTGGCGGAGGTCGGGAGTTTGCCGACGGCGGTGATTGCCTGCGTTGGCGGCGGCTCGAACGCGATCGGCGCGTTTTACGAGTTCCTGCCGGATGCGAACGTACAGCTTATCGGGGTTGAGGCGGGTGGACGTGGGCCTTCGCTGGGCGAACATGCAGCACGTTTCCAGAAGGATGGCGGTGGTGTTCCGGGTGTTTTGCAGGGGACGTACTCGTATGTTTTGCAGGATGAGAATGGGCAGGTTTCCAGTACGCACTCGGTCAGCGCGGGACTGGACTATGCCTCGGTCGGGCCGGAGCACGCGATGCTGCATGACTCTGGCCGGGCGAGCTATGTCTCCTGCTCGGACGATGCGGCGTTGAAGGCTACGGTGACGCTCTCGCGGACGGAGGGTATCCTTCCCGCTCTCGAAAGCGCTCATGCGGTCGCTGAGGCTATTCGGCTAGCTCCGACGATGGCGAAGACGGACATCCTGATGGTGAATTTGTCGGGACGTGGCGACAAGGATATGGGCATTCTGGCGCGTGAGCTTGATTTGAGGGGTGCCAGTTCGACTTCTATTTTGAAAGGGGAGCCTCAGTGA
- a CDS encoding phosphoribosylanthranilate isomerase — MWVKICANTNLEDALLAAKLGADAVGFVFAPSKRLVTPAEVARITPHLPEGLERVGVFPAWSAEKIAATVREAGLTGVQLHGGFDPELVRALDEVFEGRIKIIQTVHWVVTAGESSEAEVMKQLRLIAQMPVERVLVDSKVGEATGGTGVPFNWAAASGVFAADHGLKLILAGGLRPENVGEAIERLQPWGVDVASGVEASAGRKDLEKVARFIGRAKALRERPQPPGPDAGEAA, encoded by the coding sequence ATGTGGGTTAAGATCTGCGCCAATACTAATCTGGAGGATGCTCTGCTTGCTGCGAAGTTGGGGGCGGATGCGGTGGGGTTTGTCTTTGCTCCCAGCAAGCGGCTGGTCACTCCTGCTGAGGTTGCGCGGATCACTCCACATTTGCCGGAAGGATTGGAGCGCGTGGGGGTATTTCCTGCATGGAGCGCGGAGAAGATTGCGGCTACGGTGCGCGAGGCTGGGTTGACCGGCGTGCAGTTGCATGGGGGCTTTGACCCGGAGTTGGTGCGCGCCCTGGACGAGGTCTTCGAGGGGCGGATCAAGATTATTCAGACGGTGCATTGGGTGGTGACGGCTGGTGAATCCAGCGAAGCCGAAGTGATGAAGCAGTTACGCCTGATTGCGCAAATGCCGGTAGAACGAGTGTTGGTGGACTCGAAGGTGGGCGAGGCGACTGGAGGGACAGGAGTGCCCTTCAATTGGGCGGCTGCAAGCGGTGTGTTTGCTGCGGACCATGGTCTGAAGCTGATCCTTGCCGGTGGTCTTCGACCGGAGAATGTCGGCGAGGCTATTGAGCGGCTGCAGCCGTGGGGGGTGGATGTGGCAAGTGGGGTAGAGGCTTCTGCGGGCCGGAAGGATCTTGAGAAGGTGGCCCGTTTTATTGGCCGGGCAAAGGCTCTGCGGGAGAGGCCTCAACCTCCGGGGCCAGATGCAGGGGAGGCTGCTTAG
- the trpC gene encoding indole-3-glycerol phosphate synthase TrpC → MKRMGTKLDQILTHTASEVAARKGVADIASMERQAAGHQPRGFAANLRRVAQDKPAVIAELKKASPSKGLIREDFQPVELALGLEAAGAAALSVLTDEAFFQGSLKNLEIASAAVKIPCLRKDFMVDPFQMLEARAHGADAILLIVAAHTDADLKLLRASARAYGLDVLCEVHDREELDRAVQIGCEAIGVNSRDLRDFSVHPETLVELVGAIPGDVVRVAESGIRSGDDMFRLRAAGYDAFLIGESLMRQPDPGAALAAMLGHTVPAGV, encoded by the coding sequence ATGAAACGTATGGGTACGAAGCTCGATCAGATTCTGACGCATACGGCATCGGAAGTGGCAGCGCGCAAGGGTGTTGCCGATATCGCGTCGATGGAACGGCAGGCGGCGGGGCATCAGCCGCGGGGATTCGCTGCGAATCTGCGCCGCGTCGCTCAAGACAAGCCTGCGGTGATCGCTGAGTTGAAGAAGGCGTCGCCTTCTAAGGGGCTCATCCGCGAGGATTTTCAGCCGGTTGAGCTGGCTTTGGGGCTGGAGGCTGCGGGTGCGGCGGCCCTGTCTGTGTTGACGGATGAGGCGTTCTTTCAGGGATCATTGAAGAATCTTGAGATTGCTTCGGCGGCGGTGAAGATTCCCTGTCTGCGGAAGGATTTCATGGTGGATCCTTTCCAAATGCTGGAGGCTCGAGCCCATGGCGCGGATGCGATTCTGTTGATTGTCGCGGCGCATACGGATGCGGACCTGAAGCTGCTGCGGGCGTCGGCTCGTGCGTATGGGCTGGATGTTCTGTGCGAGGTGCACGACCGTGAGGAGCTTGATCGCGCGGTGCAGATCGGCTGCGAGGCGATTGGGGTCAACAGTCGCGATCTTCGTGACTTCTCGGTGCATCCGGAGACGCTGGTCGAGTTGGTGGGAGCGATACCTGGGGACGTGGTTCGGGTTGCGGAGAGCGGGATTCGCTCTGGAGACGATATGTTTCGGCTGCGCGCGGCTGGCTACGACGCCTTTCTGATCGGGGAATCGCTGATGCGACAGCCCGATCCAGGGGCGGCTCTGGCGGCGATGCTTGGCCATACGGTTCCAGCGGGAGTTTAG